Proteins encoded by one window of Sciurus carolinensis chromosome 12, mSciCar1.2, whole genome shotgun sequence:
- the LOC124961695 gene encoding LOW QUALITY PROTEIN: toll-like receptor 5 (The sequence of the model RefSeq protein was modified relative to this genomic sequence to represent the inferred CDS: inserted 5 bases in 4 codons; substituted 1 base at 1 genomic stop codon) — protein MLCFHSPFPHRTMADHLDLLLGVVLMAGPVFGISSCSFDGRMGFFHFCNITKIPRVLNTTEKLLLSFNYIRAIMTTSFPRLEQLQLLEIRGQFTPLTVDKEAFRNLPNLRILDLGKNQINFLYPDAFQGLFYLLELRLFACGLSDAVLRDGYFRNLISLIHLDLSYNQIGSLYLHSSFQELNSLKSLDFSFNQISILCEGGLKPLQGKTLSLFRLKATNLYKGVSVDWEKCMNPFRNMQLETLDVSKNDWTVAITGNFSNAIRGSQTSSLILTYHIMGSGFGFQNIKDPDENTFSGLDRSSVVYLDLSHGYIFSLNPRLFKTLKELKLLNLACNKINRIADKAYYGLESLQILNISCNLLGELYNSSVAYLDLQKNHFXIIQDQTFRFLKELHNLDLRNNALKNISFIPKLXMLLGGNKLVTLPNINFKANYIHLSENRLENLTDLYRLLQVSQLQTHFKSNRLSSYDPNHTPPGNHNLKHLLLGENMLQLAWETGFCCDVFKGLSHLQVLYLNNNYPNFLPPGVFSNLTALRGLNSNRLMVLSPGSLPANLEVLDISRNHLLSPDPXVFASLNFLDITHNKFICECELSTFISWLNQTNVTLLGSPADINCMYPNSLLGVSLYSISMEDCDEEEVLKSLKFSLFILFTVTLTLFLMTILIVTKFRGFCFICYKAAQRLLCNDHLQRIEPDRYRYDAYFCFSSKDFEWVQNAFLKHLDTQHSDQNRFHLYSEEKDVIPGENHITTIQAAIWNSRKIICLVSRHFLRDGWCLEAFSYAQSRCLSDLSSVLIMVVVGSLSQYQLMKHQSIRGFIQKQQCLKGPEDVQDVGWDLNKLSQHILKKEKXKEDNRIXLQTIATIT, from the exons ATGCTGTGTTTTCATTCTCCTTTCCCCCACAGGACCATGGCAGATCACCTTGACCTTCTCTTAGGAGTGGTGCTCATGGCCGGTCCTGTGTTTGGTATTTCTTCCTGCTCCTTTGATGGTCGGATGGGCTTTTTTCATTTCTGCAATATCACCAAGATTCCCCGGGTCCTCAACACCACAGAGAAGCTCCTGCTAAGCTTCAACTACATCAGAGCCATTATGACCACCTCATTCCCCCGCCTGGAGCAGCTGCAACTACTAGAGATCAGGGGCCAGTTTACTCCCTTGACAGTGGACAAAGAGGCCTTCAGAAACCTGCCCAATCTTAGGATCTTGGATCTGGGTAAAAATCAGATCAACTTCTTGTATCCGGATGCTTTCCAGGGACTATTCTATCTGCTTGAACTGAGACTATTTGCCTGTGGGCTCTCTGATGCTGTATTAAGAGATggttattttagaaatttgatttctttaattcACTTAGACCTATCCTACAATCAAATTGGTAGCCTTTATCTTCATTCTTCATTTCAGGAACTGAATTCCTTGAAGTCCCTAGATTTTTCCTTCAACCAAATATCCATCTTATGTGAAGGTGGGCTCAAGCCACTTCAAGGAAAAACGCTCTCTCTTTTCAGACTCAAAGCTACTAACCTGTACAAGGGAGTCTCCGTGGACTGGGAGAAATGCATGAATCCATTCAGAAATATGCAGCTGGAAACCCTTGATGTTTCCAAAAACGACTGGACCGTGGCTATCACAGGAAACTTCAGCAATGCCATCAGGGGAAGCCAGACTTCCTCTTTGATTCTCACCTACCATATTATGGGTTCTGGGTTTGGCTTCCAAAACATCAAAGATCCTGATGAGAACACATTCTCTGGCCTGGACAGAAGCTCAGTGGTATACCTGGATCTTTCACACGGGTATATCTTCTCCTTGAACCCCCGACTCTTTAAGACACTCAAGGAGTTGAAACTTCTGAACCTTGCCTGCAACAAGATAAACAGGATTGCAGACAAAGCATATTATGGACTTGAGAGCCTCCAAATACTCAATATATCATGTAACCTTCTTGGGGAACTTTATAATTCTAGTGTAGCCTACCTTGATCTCCAAAAGAATCACT GAATAATTCAGGACCAGACTTTCAGATTCCTAAAAGAATTACACAACTTAGATCTCCGGAATAATGctcttaaaaacatttcttttattccAAAAT CTATGCTCTTAGGTGGCAATAAACTGGTGACTTTGCCAAATATTAACTTTAAAGCCAACtacattcacttatcagagaatagGCTAGAAAATCTGACTGACCTCTACCGCCTTCTCCAGGTATCTCAGctccaaactcattttaaatcAAATCGCCTTTCCTCTTATGACCCAAATCACACCCCTCCGGGTAATCACAACTTAAAACATCTTCTCCTTGGAGAAAATATGTTGCAACTTGCCTGGGAAACTGGGTTCTGCTGTGATGTTTTTAAGGGGCTCTCCCATCTCCAGGTTCTGTATCTGAATAATAACTATCCTAATTTCCTTCCCCCTGGAGTATTTAGCAATCTGACTGCATTGAGGGGACTCAACTCCAACAGGCTCATGGTTCTTTCTCCTGGTAGTTTACCTGCTAATTTAGAAGTCCTGGATATATCCAGAAACCATCTCCTATCTCCTGATCC GGTATTTGCATCGCTTAACTTCTTGGACATAACCCATAACAAATTCATTTGTGAGTGTGAACTCAGCACTTTTATAAGTTGGCTCAATCAAACCAATGTCACTCTATTGGGATCTCCTGCAGATATAAACTGCATGTATCCTAACTCACTCTTGGGGGTTTCCCTCTACTCCATTTCCATGGAAGACTGTGATGAAGAGGAAGTCTTAAAGTCCCTAAAGTTTTCCCTTTTTATCTTATTCACTGTGACTTTGACTCTGTTCCTCATGACCATTCTCATAGTCACAAAGTTCCGGGGATTTTGTTTCATCTGTTATAAGGCAGCCCAGAGACTGCTGTGCAATGACCATCTGCAAAGAATAGAACCTGATAGGTACAGATATGATGCCTACTTTTGCTTCAGTAGCAAAGACTTTGAGTGGGTACAGAATGCTTTTCTGAAACACCTGGACACTCAGCACAGTGACCAAAATAGATTTCACCTGTACTCTGAAGAAAAAGACGTCATCCCAGGAGAAAACCACATCACCACCATCCAGGCTGCCATCTGGAACAGCAGAAAGATCATCTGTCTTGTGAGCAGACACTTCCTTAGGGATGGGTGGTGCCTGGAAGCCTTCAGTTATGCCCAAAGCAGGTGCCTCTCTGACCTCAGTAGTGTCCTCATCATGGTGGTGGTTGGGTCACTGTCCCAGTACCAGCTGATGAAACACCAGTCAATCAGAGGATTTATACAGAAGCAGCAGTGCTTGAAGGGGCCTGAGGATGTCCAAGATGTTGGCTGGGATCTCAATAAACTCTCTCAGCAcatcctaaagaaagaaa ggaaagaagacaatCGCATTTAATTGCAAACAATAGCAACTATCACCTAG